The sequence GCCCCCCGGCCAGCCGGGAGAGCAGGCGCCCGTCGAGCCCCGGGAGCTCGTGCGGGGGGCGGTCGGAGGCGAGGACCATCTGCGCACCCGCGCCGGACATGGCGTCCCAGAGGCGGAGCAGCTCCTCCTGCGTCCGCGCCCTGCCGGCCAGGAGCTGCACGTCGTCCAGGAGGAGGAGGCCCAGCGCGGCGTGCTCCTCGTGGAAGGCGTCCAGCGTCCCGGCGGCGAGCGCGGCGCTCACCCCGTCCACCAGCTCGTCCGCGGTGCGGTACGCGAGCCGCAGCTCCGGCCGGACGGAGCCGGCCAGGTGGCCCACCGCGTGGAGGAGGTGCGTCTTCCCCATCCCGGCGGGCCCGTAGACGACCAGCGGGTTGTAGCTGGTGCCGGGGGTCTCCGCCGCGCGGCGCGCGGCAGCCGCGGCCAGCCGGCTGCCGGGGCCGACGAGGAAGCCCTCGAAGGTGAAGCGTGGGTCCAGCACGGAGCTCATGGACTGCCGGGGGTCAGCGGGTCGCCGTCACGGGCCGGTCGAAGCGCTGGGAGAGCCGGCGGAGCACCTGCTCGCTGATCCCGCGCAGCGTGTCGAACACCCCCGCCCCGGACAGGGCGCGGGCCTCGTAGCGCGGGAGGTCGCGGTAGTTGAGCAGGTCGTCCATCTCCTCCAGGGAGAGCACGTCGGGGAGGTCGCGCTTGTTGTACTGCAGCGCCAGCGGGATGGTGCGGGGGTCGGTCCCCTGCTCCAGCAGGTTCACCTGCAGGTTGCGGAAGCTCTCCAGGTTCTCGTCCTGCTGCATCCGCTGCGAGTCGGCCACGAACACCACCCCGTCCGCCCCCTGCAGCACCAGCTTGCGGGTGGCGTCGTAGTACACCTGCCCGGGGACGGTGTAGAGCTGGAAGCGCGTCTGGAAGCCCGAGATCGCCCCCAGCTCCAGCGGGAGGAAGTCGAAGAAGAGGGTGCGGTCGGTCTCCGTGGCGAGGGAGATCATCCGCCCCTTCCGCTCGTCCGGGACCTGCGAGTGGATGTACTGCAGGTTCGTCGTCTTCCCCGACCGCCCGGGGCCGTAGTAGACGATCTTGCAGGTGATCTCTCGGGTCGAGTAGTTGACCAGCGACATGGCTCAGCTCACCGGGATCCGAAGAAGTGTTCCAGGCCGGCCTCGAGGTCCCGCTCGAAGGCCGCGGCGTCCGCGGTGGGGCGCGCCTCGCTCCAGCCGGGGAGCCGCGCCACCTCCTGCGTCAGCGTCTCGAAGAAGACGCGCACCAGCCCGATGGAGGAGTCCTCGCCGAAGACGGCGACCAGGATCAACTCCTCGGCGGGGGTGGAGAAGGAGCCGATGAACACCTGCTCCGTCCCGCCCCCCTGGTGCA is a genomic window of Longimicrobiaceae bacterium containing:
- a CDS encoding gliding-motility protein MglA — encoded protein: MSLVNYSTREITCKIVYYGPGRSGKTTNLQYIHSQVPDERKGRMISLATETDRTLFFDFLPLELGAISGFQTRFQLYTVPGQVYYDATRKLVLQGADGVVFVADSQRMQQDENLESFRNLQVNLLEQGTDPRTIPLALQYNKRDLPDVLSLEEMDDLLNYRDLPRYEARALSGAGVFDTLRGISEQVLRRLSQRFDRPVTATR
- a CDS encoding roadblock/LC7 domain-containing protein, whose amino-acid sequence is MRRGDLERFVGDLAGPVERFTRESGVRLVLLINASGQVLAQRGFARATDVMGVAALGAGIHASSRAIAALLGQPAFHHLHQGGGTEQVFIGSFSTPAEELILVAVFGEDSSIGLVRVFFETLTQEVARLPGWSEARPTADAAAFERDLEAGLEHFFGSR